Genomic segment of Mesotoga sp. BH458_6_3_2_1:
TCCAGCGTGATGGCCAAAGCGATAGAGCATGCCGAAAGAGAGAAGAACGTGGTCATATATAGATTTTGTGGTATTACTGCAAAATCATCAAACGAACTATCTCTATTGATTCAAATGTGTGAAGAGATAACTTCGAATTGTTGTCTTGATAAAGCTAACTTATATGCGGAGCGAGACGATGTTTCTAACACTGAATATGATGATAAATACGGAAGAGACGGCTCCAGGCCAGAACCGAGAGAAGTTTTCGGAAAATTTGAAAAAAGCCTTTCAATATCACTCCATGGTAGAAAACTCGTAGTCTTTGTAGATGCGCTAGATCAACTTTCCGGAAATCTAGCGTGGTTACCGGACGATCTTCCAGATAATACGAAAATTGTAGTATCCTTTAGCAAGCTCAAGAACCCGATTTTGAAGTTCGACACTCACATCATCCCAGATCTAGGTGAATCGGAGATATTGTGGGTCTTGAAAAGTATTTTGAGCAGACACAACCGGAAGCTTGAAGATTGGCAAAGAGATATTGTAATTGAGTCTCTTCTAAAAAACAGACATCCAATAAATCTGAAGCTATTCTCAGGGATTGTTGAATCAATTCATTCCTATTCGTCAGTACGGAAGGTAAAAGAGCTGTGTGAGTCGTTCTATGGCTCTTTCTTCACTCAAATTGAAAAGGAACATACAGATTCATTGATTAGAACCTTCTTCGGCTACATTCTCTGCAGCGTACTGAATGGAATGCCCGAAGATGAAATAGTCGATATTGTATCTTTTGATACCGAGTTCTTCGCTACTCTTTTGAAAGAAACCAATAGCGGAGAGGAAATCAAGAAAACAGGAAGGATCCCAATTGTTATATGGTCGAGGTTTTTCGCTCAGATGGAGCCATATTTTTCTTCAAAAGAGGCCGACGGAGCAACAATTATATCACTATTTCACAACTCGATTCTTGAGGAATCTCGAAGGAGATATGGAGACAATCTAAATTATTATCACGAGCAGCTTGGAAAATACGGGCTTTCAAGACTTTCGAAGCAAGTTATCAATAAGAATACCGTGATTGTGTCGGGATATTCTGTTAAGAACACTTTTATTCATCTATATGAGGCGAAGAGATTCGAGACCATAATTGAGGAGCTTACAAAATTCAGCAAAGTTGCAGGAAATTCTTTTCCACTGCTAAAACTTCTTGAGAAATTGATTGACTGGGTGGTTTTCAATTACGTCTTTGATACCACAGATCCTTTTATTCAAATAATGGAGAAGATTGTTGCTTCAGCAGATTTGAAGAACATATCTAAGTTCCTCGACGAAAAAGGCACAGAATACAGAATATTTGGCTATATGAACTGGGCGCTATTCGTGTTTGAATTACTTGCCGAATTGCAAAGGAGACAGATCAGGCAGAGTAAAAACGCAAGGGAAATCCTCGACGATTACTGCACTACAATAAACAACCTTGGCAAAATCTACAGGGTCACAGGGAGAATAGAAGAATCTCTTAAGTGCTTTCAGAAGTCGCGACGAATAAGACGAAACCTTTTGAAAGAAGAACCAGATAACCTGGAATATTTGAAAGATCTTGCAGTCAGTAGCAGTTACATTGGAAGATCATACAGAGATCTCGGTAGAATCAAGAGCGCTTTGAAATACTTTACAGAATCGTTGGAAACTCGCAGGAAGCTTGCTTCAAAAGAACCCGATAGGGAAGATTTCCAGAGGGAGCTTTCGGTTGCACTTATCAATATCGGAAAAGCATATAGAACAAATGAGGACAGAAAAGCATTCGAGTATTTCAATGATTCTATTGCTATAAGAAGAGAACTCGCTAATAAGAATC
This window contains:
- a CDS encoding tetratricopeptide repeat protein, with protein sequence SSVMAKAIEHAEREKNVVIYRFCGITAKSSNELSLLIQMCEEITSNCCLDKANLYAERDDVSNTEYDDKYGRDGSRPEPREVFGKFEKSLSISLHGRKLVVFVDALDQLSGNLAWLPDDLPDNTKIVVSFSKLKNPILKFDTHIIPDLGESEILWVLKSILSRHNRKLEDWQRDIVIESLLKNRHPINLKLFSGIVESIHSYSSVRKVKELCESFYGSFFTQIEKEHTDSLIRTFFGYILCSVLNGMPEDEIVDIVSFDTEFFATLLKETNSGEEIKKTGRIPIVIWSRFFAQMEPYFSSKEADGATIISLFHNSILEESRRRYGDNLNYYHEQLGKYGLSRLSKQVINKNTVIVSGYSVKNTFIHLYEAKRFETIIEELTKFSKVAGNSFPLLKLLEKLIDWVVFNYVFDTTDPFIQIMEKIVASADLKNISKFLDEKGTEYRIFGYMNWALFVFELLAELQRRQIRQSKNAREILDDYCTTINNLGKIYRVTGRIEESLKCFQKSRRIRRNLLKEEPDNLEYLKDLAVSSSYIGRSYRDLGRIKSALKYFTESLETRRKLASKEPDREDFQRELSVALINIGKAYRTNEDRKAFEYFNDSIAIRRELANKNPYKEGFQRDLSLVLGELGRTHMKFNDLIKARKYFNEALIIRRAIAKKNPNKTESQKDYAIALRGFGLTLMKKEDASRAIEYFEESLLIRKRLLEKSPERIDLKRDLSVILIDLGKAKMLIEDYGNALKLIGEALSIRRGIYQLEPERLVFLKDLRLNLSKMSLCLRKSGRKVEAYEFAEEAITISERILDKSDDKQKSIIELVQRILEISELSDGLKKTSWLLKAREILENLEKQRTTYKSVRSLKAIIDAKLRS